The window GCACCAGGCACACCGCCGACGTGGTCACCGGCATCCAGCGCAGGTACGAAGAGGTCAGTGCCAGCGTCAGCAGCACCGCACCCAACACCGCCACCCATAAAATGAAGCTCATGCTCGGTACTCGTTGGGTGCATGCCTGCGATGCGGGATCCGCCATCAACCGACGGTCGTGCGCAGGTATTCAGGCGTCAATACGTTGAACCATAGCAGGATCATCGAGACCAGGAGGGTGACCAGCACCAGCAGGCCGACGCCCCAGACGCAAGCGGCGTTCAGCAAGCCTTGTTCCTTGCGCTCATGCATAAAGGTCGGCAAGCCGACGAACAGCAGAAACGTCGAATAGATCGACGCTGCGCCCAGCACCACAATCGCCAGCCAGCGGCTGGGGTACAAACCGGCAATGCCGGCGAGGAAGTACGGGGTCACGGTGTAAGCGGCAAAGCCGATGCATTGGTTGACGGTCGGCCGTGCGTCGAAGGTGCGCGACATCCAGCGGATAAACAGCCCCATCAACGCCACGCCGACGACGATGGTCACGTAGAGCAACACGCAGAGCTGTAGCGCGCTGGCGGTGCTGAGCTTAACGAGTTCGTTTTCGACCAGGCTCCAGCCGACGTAGGTGGTGCCAACAAACAGGCACACGGCGGGAATCATGGCGAGCAACAATAAATGGGCGAGGTAGTGGCATGGATGCGCTTCCTCTTCCTTGCGGATATCCGTCCATACGTAGTTCGGTTGGGTGAACAGCTTGACGATAGGTGCGGACATGATGACCTCCGGATCTGGAGCGGCCCGTAGCAGGGGGCCCTAAACGTATTGAGGGGCGAGTTTTGACAGGGGTTCAGTTTTTTATCCCAAAGCCGGGCGTGGTCGGATAGAGGGAATGTTTGCGAACGCGCAAGGTCAACCGAGCAGCTCTCCTTTCTGGATGATGTGCCATGAACGTCAGCCAATCCGTGGTCGAATACTTGCGTCAAAACGACTTGCTGCTGACCACCGCAGAGTCTTGTACCGCCGG of the Pseudomonas frederiksbergensis genome contains:
- a CDS encoding Yip1 family protein translates to MSAPIVKLFTQPNYVWTDIRKEEEAHPCHYLAHLLLLAMIPAVCLFVGTTYVGWSLVENELVKLSTASALQLCVLLYVTIVVGVALMGLFIRWMSRTFDARPTVNQCIGFAAYTVTPYFLAGIAGLYPSRWLAIVVLGAASIYSTFLLFVGLPTFMHERKEQGLLNAACVWGVGLLVLVTLLVSMILLWFNVLTPEYLRTTVG